The DNA window gagagagagtccttTACACAGCAGCGCGGGGCCAGTCGATTCCcgaaactctctctttctccctctctttttctctctctctctctctctctttcgagtaTTTTGAATTCTTCCTTGTTTCGAACGGTCCAGCGGTAAATTTGAAAGTGGTCCGATAAATTATGGGGTAGTTTGTATACTGTGCTTATACCACCGCATGGCcggtaggagagagagagagagagaaagagagagagagcgatcgtatttcttttcattctctctttatctttctcctcATCGTAAGCTTTTTATTTTAGACGCAACAAAGAGAAGCAGAGACGCACAGCGAGGACGATGCCGAGAACACGCGAAGCAGCCGCGTGAAACAGGAAGAACTCCGTAGGAGGGTCGGCCCTGTTCCTCATTTACCATCGCCTTATTCGAACAGTTCGGAGGGTGATGTCAGCGACGACAGCGATACTTCGCCCGCTTTTTCTCCCTTCACGCCCTTACTCACCACCAATCAACGAAAACGTAGCGGCGCACTTCAGAGGCAACAATTGTTAGAGATAATACAGGCAAACATGGAAAAGAACAATCTCAGTTTTCATACACCGAGGTGAGTGATGATCACATCTAatgatagaatttttatttagaaatgataaaataatagaaaaggatCGATAAATGATCGATACAACAATTGCGTATCATCGGAGAGAAAGTAAagagttaattaaaaataattcctcTGGTGTTGGGGTAGTTTGGAAAAcattataaacgaaaatattgtCACGTATAGGGATAATTagttgtgtgtatatatacatacatatgtatatatacatatatgtatatatatatatatatacatacatatatatgacttatttatatgtttattatatcacGTAGCTTACGGGACGACAAGACGAACTGTTTTACCGACTGACGCATTTCGGAGGaacaaaatataaagtatGATTTTAgttattgatatcattaaaGTAGAATAATGCATCCAACTATCCATCCCTGTTGTAATTTGTCGTTAGAAGtcagtattttctttttcgaaaaacaAACTTAAAAACGAAAGCGTGTTATCGGAAttttcagaaaaagaaaaaaggaaagaaaagaaagggggaaaaaaagaaacaatcgtACGTAACAAAATTTTCCCAATgtttaaagtatatatactatattgaTTATCTTCGaggattaaaatgataatcgtCGTACCGATCGTTTCAGGAAACGACATCAAAACGAACACGTACGCGTTCCATCTCGAAGCCCACATGTCGAGCCAACGAACGTTCAAACATCGAATTACAATCAAAACTGTCGGCCACCCTCGGAATCCCGACAATCGACGACAAATTATCACAAACCAGTTCGGGAAAATTCTCATCACACGGTTGCATTTTCCAAATTACCGACGAAAACGCGAGGGAACTTAAGAAAGATGCGGGGCCAACACGGGatccaacaacaacaacaacaacaacagcaacagcagcaacaacagcaacaacagcaacaacagcagcaacaacagcaacaacgtAACGCAACGGCTATAATAACGACGGGAGGAACAACGACAGTTGCTGCGGCaactacgacaacgacgactacgGCGACACAATCGTCGAAATCGTCGggacagcaacagcaacagcaacaacaacaacagcaacagcagcagcagcagcaacaacaacaacaacaacaacatatTATTCAGCAGCAAGGGCAACTACAACAGCAACAGTTATCAGCTGTTCGTAACATCATCGGTCCGACGATAAACAACGAAACACAACATTTGTTAGGAAATCGCAATATCGTCAATCTCGTACCGAACAACAATCAACAGGGTGGTCAGATTATAAATCAGAGTCCGATGATAAACAATCACAATGTTCAAAGGCAAACGACGACAGCGGATCCGGGCCAATACGTTCAATCGCAGTCTCAATGTGGTAAAGCTAGCAAGAAGCATCAATTGAAACACGCTACAAGAGAACAGGATCAGGCTAGGGCGATGGCTCAAGTCGTTCGCTGGCTCGAACGTGAATTTTCACAaaatgctgctgctgctactacggGAAGGAGACACGTTCATGAGCAtattcatcatcattatcatcattatcacgCCGAGGCTCTCGTTTGATCGTTGTCTATTGCCGAGGAAACATCaccgttgtcgttgttgtcgtcacTTTCGACGATGCTCGTTACGTGTGTACGATGCACAACTTTttgtctttcattcttttcagtatgagaaggaaggagaacaATGGTAAGATACGCGCAaccgatgaaaaatatttctcaaacGAAATGTCTGATAAGAGAATCGATTCTCTATGCGTatcgctcttttttttttctttcatctattcctatttttttttttttttgtcagatagtttcttttcttttctttttttttcttcccctacAAAAATGATACGTACGTCgtttactttaaaaaaaagactGTGGACTACTGCTGATATACATACGATACTCGACGATATCGAAATAGAGATTGAAATTCCTTTAGAATcgtaatgaatattaaattattggaGTCCTCGACGAAtttttgagagagaaaataatttttttttttttttatctttccgacttttatcctttcttacCCGACGATATTTTTTCATCGACGATGCAGTTGTTTAACAAcaaagtaatagtaatagtaatattaataataataataatagtaataataataataataataaataataataataaataataataataatattaatattgataataataataataataataaaaataataataataataaaagaacgtTGGTAAAATGTTTGCTGGAACTGGGACACCCCGTGTAAAGGGGGAAGACATTTTTTTTGATCGATATGATCACAAATGTGATTAACGATATTGACTCCGAATAGAGTAGTGGATACGATTTATTCGCGACCATAATGCATTATTCTCGAATCTCAACGCGCGAAtacaaataaaagtaaattaaattaaattaaattaaattaaattaaattaaattaaattaaattaaattaaattaagttaagttaaattaaattaatttaaattaaattatattaaattaaattatattaaattaaactaaattaaattaacgagTAGCTGAAAAAAATCTCAAGCATGCCTAAGGAGACCCACCCTGTTAATAGtggctattttttttttgttttttggtttgttaaaaatattttattgaaccacgattaataattaataacgatgaagatGCATCTGAGGAAAGGGGAGAGcctattttttcaattaaaaaaaaaaatgaattacgaTTATGGTTAATAACGAATTATGATGTTAGATTTTTATCAACGAATgtaatctaattaattaatgcgaATACGTCGAATACGAAAAGTTCGAAAACTGAAATTAATTGCGCTGGTAGTTTCttctttagatattttttttttctttttttatttctttttcttcttccttttttctgtttttttctttttatgttttcgTCGACTgaacaattagaaaaaagacGCGAATTTTAGTGCGTTTTTTTAAAGACTCGTGcatataataatgaacaatcgatcgaacgaatacGCTTCGTATAATCAATCGAGTAACTGATATTGTAAATACGTGCATGTAATCTCTtgcgttaaaaaaagaaataaagagagaaaaaaaaagaagaaaaggaaacgaaaataaaaaaaaaaaaaacaggttTTTTCCTGCGCATATTAAGATTGAATAAAAGATCTCAGGCGctacgttttattattaaaaaaaaaatatatgtatataaatcatCTAAAAGATTAtgaaatacgatatatatatatacatatatatatcgtgtatatatatatatatatatatatatatatatatatatatatatatatatatatatatgcacatattaTAGAATGCTTTAAAATTCTTGACAATATTTCGTAGAGAAGTATCGCGCTGTAAAAGcgacaaacacatatatatatatatatatatatatatatatatatatatatatatatatatatattatatatatataaaaataggaaCTTAATTTCGAAATACGTAAGAGAGTTTTAGCGATCACGTTTCACAATGgattacatataaattatgaagcaaaattatataatatatttcgaatcGAATGATCGATTGACCCGATATATTATTCTATgaatttctaaagaaaaatcgaaaatacaTGAGCGGcatttgaatgaaaatttttttttccttgcgagaacgaagaaaaaataattttgcatCTCCTTTTTTGTCTATagcgaaagaaatttttttgcaGCGTGATATAGTGGTCGtcttaaagaaaagaaagaaagaaaaagaaaaaaaaaataataataataataataataattgtcgatGCAAATGTTtcttaaagaattaaaaaattgttgaaaatattacatgACTTTTCCGgtaccataaaaaaaaagaagaaaaaagaataaaaaatatatttagatcGTTTGTGATTATTGAAATGATATGATACTGAAAAGCGCGCATAAACAAAATGATTTATcccgataataaaaataatatttgtacgGGTTTGTCATTCCTATATGAGATGTATTAGTCGGGGgtctattgaaaaaaaaggaaaatgaaaaagatgataaagaaaaatatcgatttttttttcatacataatatatgtatatataaaatcaggAGAGAGAAGGTTTTATTGTATGAAAAAAACATggtgataattaattttttaatagtgCCTTGTAATCTGCTTTATTTAACAACTACCACACAatgattttcattcgtttcatgtgccatttttaaaaatgttgaaacccttttttttttttcaaatgattttgtataaaaaatacacagcgctcgttttttttctttttttttttctctttgtatttgccttctttttatctctttatttttttcactctttttttttattttttattttttttaaattagtttttttttttatttttaatttaaaaaattttttttcctttcttttttattcttttttgttaaaacGAATTCTTTCCGCCAATTGTTAATTTTCGATCTATTTTTAACACATTACATTCGtgctagtattattatatagtattattaaattgcgcataatttttatatcattcgaAAGGATGCatgatatatattcgtatcacctgaacaatggaaaaaaaaaaaaacatgacaatattttttatatcgaatctTAATGAGgaatattacgattatattcaataatagtaattaatgttactaaTATTCGAATTAAATGCGACGACAGATATTTACTGTACATTAGTCCTGGACGACCTTTATCGTTTTACCAGGcgtgtaattttatattgacCTTTGTAATAAccacttgtatatatattttgcgtagcgttttttctatcgatatttattaaaacatttttatattacatcgtTGGTTGCCTTCctcgtttattcttttcttttatatatgtatatatatatatatacatatatatatatatatatacatatatatatatatatacacatatatatatatatacatatatatgcatatatatattggacaTGCGTGAATATATTCGTCGCACGGTCGTGACACAAAAATCCTCATTCTTAAATCCAACATTTTCGTagctaattaattttatgcgattataatgattagtGAGCATAAGGGGATGAAGATTAATATATGtcttaacgataaaagaagaaaaaaaaaagccaagTGAAGAATAGGAAAACTCGcgtttctttgatttttttttacaatcgaatatattattaacttctattataatttaactgataaaaaaaaaaactttgcaAACTTGGCGCGATATTTTGTTGATATAAAGTTGACAAATCTCTTCTAGATAagctatccttattatttctctttaaaacatgtgtgtatgtgtgtgtatctatgtatatagagCGACGAATCCCGAACGTCGGATAAAACGTGTCAGGTACAACTTCTTATTGTTTAACATACTTTACCGAgtcaataatttgtttatttctttattaaaaactaCGATCGTGTTTTGTCTATTCGTtcgcgttttctctctctctctctctctctctctctctctctctctctctctcgcttttttctccgttttttttttttcattaaacatTTCGGTAAGAgcacttatatatttaatacatcatttcgttactttttcactttcgaaaaaattcattttcaacgCACTCGTTACatgtatcatttctttttgtttttgtttgttataCACTTTTCTCTTCGACTATATAGACcctcagaaaaaaaaaaagaaaaaagaaagaaaaaaaacaccaACAGATACACTTACAATTTTACACCTAATTGGTATTGTTATATGAAAatcgatattcgatatatatatatattatatatatagtacgaaacgtttgataaaaatttcagAAGTAACACAGCGCTATAATTATGAAAACATAGATAGATATCAACTATCGCAGAATTCACGTGAATTTAACTaacgagagatagaaattCTCGATCATCTATCTAAGATtttttagatttctttttttttttatcgagcaGAAAAAGGAGGGGGAGTGAATATAAatcgaagtatatatatatatatatatatatatatatatatatatatatatatatatatatgtaatataattgcgcaagaaatgtttctttttttcaagtcGACACGCATTTTGttaacatgataatttttatacgatcGTATTAATCTCTTCTTTTAGTTTTTCGtcttcgcaaaaaaaaaaaaaaaaaaaaaaaaaagacaagttAACGTCTTAcgtcctttcttctttcttttttttccccttgcATATTACAAGGTAAACAATAATCACGACGAATAACACAATAAaggtatgtattattattatatatgttggTGTGATGggtattgtattattatgtacgtttctttttatttacttatttatttatttatttattttttttccccttttattTCTCCGCTCGCCAAAActcatatcaataattttcatcgattgCAAAATACAACACGTACGACAATACGtgaatcgattttaattaatcttacgAATTTAAGAAAAGCATAAAGTTTAGATACGTGCTTACATTGCACGATTTATCTCGGCGGCGTCTCACcaatcgacgacgacgacgacgacgacgacgacgacgacgacgacgacgacgacgatgacaacgacaacgacaacgacgacgacgacgacaacgatgaaagctttaatgtatttattacaaaataagatttaaaaaaaaaacttaatgaaaaaattaatcgtctgcacattaaataataatagtatataataataacatataacataatataatataatataatataatataatataatataatataatataatataatataatataatataatataataataata is part of the Vespa crabro chromosome 8, iyVesCrab1.2, whole genome shotgun sequence genome and encodes:
- the LOC124426112 gene encoding nuclear transcription factor Y subunit beta-like, coding for MATGLVKWWRARFLAGYKPFSVVGGNTEGSDSEELLGSVATPCTGSPPLPAESPQVTVDGTASPAPPAPGNDERPTSSTTKQLSFEEFECDVSVAEGDRRRQEFSFTLYDFDGHGKITKDDIAGLVTTIYDTLGRSIQVPPCGSKTIKVKLTVSPDQRAGQTRTTCPNSQQGPTTTTTTTTTTTTSLPANSPCCHVKHAASCTGGGGGGSNHHHHSTTTQTHATHGSRKVPRRRRPIRHRCQTQQREAETHSEDDAENTRSSRVKQEELRRRVGPVPHLPSPYSNSSEGDVSDDSDTSPAFSPFTPLLTTNQRKRSGALQRQQLLEIIQANMEKNNLSFHTPRKRHQNEHVRVPSRSPHVEPTNVQTSNYNQNCRPPSESRQSTTNYHKPVRENSHHTVAFSKLPTKTRGNLRKMRGQHGIQQQQQQQQQQQQQQQQQQQQQQQQQQRNATAIITTGGTTTVAAATTTTTTTATQSSKSSGQQQQQQQQQQQQQQQQQQQQQQQHIIQQQGQLQQQQLSAVRNIIGPTINNETQHLLGNRNIVNLVPNNNQQGGQIINQSPMINNHNVQRQTTTADPGQYVQSQSQCGKASKKHQLKHATREQDQARAMAQVVRWLEREFSQNAAAATTGRRHVHEHIHHHYHHYHAEALV